AAAAGGGTTTCTCTTCTTTAGATTTTTCGGGTCGATACCCGAATTTATAAAGCATAGTATAGGAGCTAATGTAAATTTCTACGCTGCTTTTTTCTAGAACAGGGATATGACATATATTCAGCCATTCGAAGAAAACAAACATTACGAGGGGCTCACCGTTTAGAAAAATGCTGTTAACTTTAAGCCTGCCGTTATGTAATTCATATTATTCTTTTCCTTGAATGTTTGTACTGCCGAAGGTTCTGGGTCGGGATCCTCAAAATCTTCAGCTATGGTATAGGTAAAGATTGGCTTCAAATGATGGTAATCGGCATAGGCAGTAACTCCTAATTCAGTATTCAACATCCGTGTAAGAGCAAGCCCGCCATTCATCTTAAAAGCGCGCGCTGGCTTATAAGTTAGTAAGTCAACCTCATCATTAAGTATATTGTCATCATCGTCTTCGTATTTAAATGAAATTTTTCCCGTAGCGCCAGTAGCTATCCCTGCACCAAGTTTCGCTTGTACGAGCCAATCGGAGGTGATTTCGTAGGTGTAATGTGGACCTATTGTGAAGTTCAAGACACCAACAGATTGTGTTACAATTGATGAGGATGAAGAACCAATATCTGGATCTGAAAAAGTTGTCTCACTCGTACTTATCGGGAAACTTGCAAATGAGAAATCACCGCCCAAACCCCAACTCTTAGTAAAATAATAGGCGCCGTCTAAGCCAGCCTCAAAACCAGCTTTCGATCGAATTCCAATATCAAGGTTTTCAACCAGATTTCGAATAGAAGAGGCAAAACCAACTTTTAAAGATAGATACGAAGGCTTATTTAGCGGGTTGTCAAAACGAAAATCACCTGGGCGATCACCCTGGTTCTTATAAAATTTGTTCACAAAAAAATAACCCAGTTGCGTAGATAATATGCCAATACCAGCCCCTGCCAACACATCGGAAATCCAATGCCTATTGTTAAGCCCCCGTCCAATCCCCGTAAAGGTACTCATAGAGTATCCTGCGATACTATACATGGGGCTGATATGGCCAAATTCCCTGTGCATAAAAGTAGCGTTCATAAAAGCATTAGACGTATGTCCCGAAGGAAAAGAGTTTGCACGTGAGCCATCTGGCCTCTCTACTTTGGCGGTGTACTTAACTGAGTTTACAATAACAGCCATGATTGCGGCACTCGCAGCATAAGAGATGGTAGCACGCCCCAGCTTGTTACGACCTTCTACACCCGAAAGGTTTAAGGCGTAAACACTTGCTGCCGGCACATACTGCATGTAATCATCATAATGATGTGCGAAAGTAGGAATGTACCGATTACGAACTTCTCTGATTTTCTCTCTACCGCTCCAAGTTGCTGCACTAGCCGCGAAGAAAATAGCCGGAGCGAGCCCAATTCTTACCGCGTCTTTTTCAAAGAAAGACTGTTTAACTCTTTTTAGTGTTAAACTGTCTTCACGTTGAAATAACGTACTTTTTTGGGATAAGGTTTGTGCCGTTAAATTAGCGTATGTAACTAATAAATAGATAAAAACAGCTGTTAAGTTAAGAACTAAGTGTGTAAAGCTTGTTTTCATAATAGTGTTTTTAGCATTATATTTAAAGAGCGATGAAAATAAACAGAAAAAACCTGAAGGTGTCAATGCTTCTGCGGCAGATAGCTATCAGGTAAAGTATACGTAATATAGTAGAACGTGTTTGTCGCGTCTAATTGAATGTTAGTTATATGCTCATTTTGAAGGGTGCTTTAATGATAAAAAATAATTGTCGTACAATTCCCTGATGTTCTTTATATCGGTAAAGTCTGGTTTGATAATCCCCGCTGACGGGTTGTCAAGATCTTGTATTGTATAAAGAATAATATAGCTCATCACCGCAAAAATAATAGCCGAAATATGCATTTTGGTATGCAACATTCCACGCAGGAAGCCCAACAAAAAGCCAATAAGTAGAGAAAAAAGTATTAAAATAAAAAGAATTAGGGTAGGAGTGTTTCGATGATATGAATAGAGTAACCTGTAATAGATGTGTTCCATCTCTTCGAGCGCATTTATCAATTCAGAAACATTTTGTTTTTTTCCCGGATGCCTTGCAATATAATCTACTAAGAAGCGATCAAAGCTGTGGTCTAATGTTTCTATTTCTCTTACGGTTTCTCGCACTTCGGCGTTCGATCTCTGTACAGCGTTTAGCTGCATATCAAAAATACAGGACATGTAGTTGTAAAGTTCTACTTGTAATTCGTGATCGTATAACTTACTTTTCCGTAATATTAAGGCTAATTTATCCGCGGTATCATGGATATATCCGGTACGTTCTTTGGCGTTATTTCCAGCCTGTACCAATGAAAATGAAATCAATAATGAGTAGAATCCTACAAGTCCATTTTCGATCCCAAGTGGCGTCCATTTAGGTCTTGTTGGAAAAACATAATCAGCTACTTTCTTGCCGATACCTAAACTGGCAATTAACAATACAGGATAAACAATTATGTGAAAAATAAGGCCTAACATGGAATTGATAAGGTTATATCGAGATCAAGAGCATGGGCAGCCTGCTCATCCCGCTTGTATAGTAACGATAAATAACTACTTAATCCTATATGCCAACACGAGATTAGCAATGCCTTTATAGCCATAACCAACGTTTAAAGAGATACTAAACGGATTTCCATAGCTAATGCCTATGGCATCCAGCTGATATGCAAAATCGGTGGTTTTGTCCTTTTCAATAATTACATCGTCTTTTGTGGAACTCCGAGCGTGCGCAACACCGGCACCAATACCCGAATGCAATCTAAAGTTTTTATGATTAATGTAATTATATTTGAGTTCAGCTAATACCGCATAAGTATTAGTAGATATGCTGCCCGCCTTAGTGGATTCCATCAAAAGATCTTTGCTGGAATTCTCATAAACAAAACTTCCACCAAACTCCAGTTTTTCAGTTACGTAAGCTCTATATCCTCCGAAAATTGCGCCTGTATATTTAGAATCAGCCACATTATACGCGCCTCCAGTAGCGGTTGTTATGATAATATCCGCAATGACGTCGTCTATTGAATTAGCTGTCGCAACTCCATATCCTAGATAGAAACTGGCACCATCTTGAGCAAAACCATTTCGCGTAATACAGGCAAATAAAAATAAGGTAGCTACAAATAATTTGATAGAAAAATTCTTCATAATAATTGGTTAATAATTGTTTTTAAGGGGTATTGTTTAAATTTATAATCAATAATATTTAAAATATAACTGATTTTCTTAAAAATTGTTTTGCTATTTCATGTTGTTTATTCTCATACACTTCTGTCTGAAAAACAAGTAGCACAACTATTATAGAAATTGCTCCAAAAATTACTCCTTTCACGCCAAAAGTACTGTGATCGGAAGTGCCTCACATATCATAAACGTGATGGCCCTCACCTATATATGATGCTAGGCAACCAAAAACTCGGGTATAACCTAGGCTTTGCCAGCTAAAATAATAGAAGATTTCTCAAAGTATAAATTTTTTACACGAATGGTCACCCTCCTTACACAGAAAATATTTTGCCGAAACAAACAGTAATAAAATCTGCCTATTGTTTCATATATATCCATCCTATGAACTACATGTTTTCTTGTTGAACAATATTTTAATAGTTCTGCGGATACAGGTCTTTAAGATTTTTATGGTTTATGGATATGATGTTTTCCAATGTCTATTTCAACTACTGAAAAGGATTTATCGGAATTATAACAAAAAATGTCTTCCACTTTTTTGTTATAATTCCTTATTCGCTAAACCGATTATATGCAGACAGGTTTTCGCTTGGCTATTTATACTTGTGTCGGTATTCAGATGGCGTTTTTCCTGTCCATTTTTTAAATGCTCGAACAAACCCGCTTGGTTCCGCGTAACCCAAAATTGACGAAATTTCTTTTATAGACGAAGTACTGTTTTGAATGTAATGAATCGCCAACGACTTTCGCACTTCTTCTACTATTTGAAGATAAGACACGCCCTCTTCTTTGAGTTTTCGTTGAAGTGTACGCACACTTAAGTTGAAATTTCCGGCTACGGATTCAATAGAAAGTGAGTATAGGTAAGAGTTTGCAATCAGAAAATTAAAAATCTTTTTTGAAAAACCGCCATTTAACGATGTTGGATTTTGTAGTTTATTGATTTGTTCAATTAACAGATTTTGAATTTCATAATTGGCGGTTATGATTTTTGTTTTCAGGTAGTCTTTTTTGAACTCTAAAGAATAGTTATCATTTTTCTTCGTTGAGCATTTTAAAATGTTTTGGTATTCTCTGTCGTAAATCTTTTTATAAGTTAACAGACTAGCTTTTATCGGTTTCGGATTTTCAAGT
This Olivibacter sp. SDN3 DNA region includes the following protein-coding sequences:
- a CDS encoding AraC family transcriptional regulator → MNYRRTFLQALLLFCGERNIDPQRITSLSGISLRELNTKTKFNLTNQQLENVWKNIVQLSGDELIGLHFGATMQIAALNTIGQIIQTSNTVKEALQHACSLVHLITDFYTIQIEEKTKTFTITFQKNDGFDNFPTARNQMGDFLITFTLYELKGLVLENPKPIKASLLTYKKIYDREYQNILKCSTKKNDNYSLEFKKDYLKTKIITANYEIQNLLIEQINKLQNPTSLNGGFSKKIFNFLIANSYLYSLSIESVAGNFNLSVRTLQRKLKEEGVSYLQIVEEVRKSLAIHYIQNSTSSIKEISSILGYAEPSGFVRAFKKWTGKTPSEYRHKYK
- a CDS encoding phosphatase PAP2 family protein codes for the protein MKTSFTHLVLNLTAVFIYLLVTYANLTAQTLSQKSTLFQREDSLTLKRVKQSFFEKDAVRIGLAPAIFFAASAATWSGREKIREVRNRYIPTFAHHYDDYMQYVPAASVYALNLSGVEGRNKLGRATISYAASAAIMAVIVNSVKYTAKVERPDGSRANSFPSGHTSNAFMNATFMHREFGHISPMYSIAGYSMSTFTGIGRGLNNRHWISDVLAGAGIGILSTQLGYFFVNKFYKNQGDRPGDFRFDNPLNKPSYLSLKVGFASSIRNLVENLDIGIRSKAGFEAGLDGAYYFTKSWGLGGDFSFASFPISTSETTFSDPDIGSSSSSIVTQSVGVLNFTIGPHYTYEITSDWLVQAKLGAGIATGATGKISFKYEDDDDNILNDEVDLLTYKPARAFKMNGGLALTRMLNTELGVTAYADYHHLKPIFTYTIAEDFEDPDPEPSAVQTFKEKNNMNYITAGLKLTAFF
- a CDS encoding outer membrane beta-barrel protein, translating into MKNFSIKLFVATLFLFACITRNGFAQDGASFYLGYGVATANSIDDVIADIIITTATGGAYNVADSKYTGAIFGGYRAYVTEKLEFGGSFVYENSSKDLLMESTKAGSISTNTYAVLAELKYNYINHKNFRLHSGIGAGVAHARSSTKDDVIIEKDKTTDFAYQLDAIGISYGNPFSISLNVGYGYKGIANLVLAYRIK